The following coding sequences are from one Solea solea chromosome 4, fSolSol10.1, whole genome shotgun sequence window:
- the LOC131458680 gene encoding olfactory receptor 2AT4-like, whose product MSSLRNFLNDSVIVHPPGFYIIGFQKLPFIRVYFIFLAFVYVVTVLFNTLVICIIVFNHCLHTPKFLAVVNLAVIDVVLNTCTIPSMIKVFLVKDNFIPFNLCLVQMFFYYAFATLESYALAVLAYDRLIAICFPLRQNSINTLRNMFCIVALSWCFSTGIIAFSAGIMTRLSFCNSVRVFSYFCDYAPVFRLACNDYTMQWYVASLLTFLLLVGPFTFILLSYVSILATVFRMKSLDSRVKALATCVEHLILVAVFYIPIITIFTIGFYLQLINPDQRVLSLSLASCLPPCINPIVYSLKTKEIKNRALALVKKIFGTNQRKSKP is encoded by the coding sequence ATGTCTTCTCTCAGAAACTTTCTGAACGACTCGGTCATCGTTCATCCACCCGGCTTCTACATCATTGGATTTCAGAAGCTTCCCTTCATCAGGGTCTACTTCATCTTCCTGGCTTTTGTCTATGTCGTCACGGTGCTGTTTAACACGTTGGTGATCTGCATCATTGTCTTTAATCACTGTTTGCACACTCCAAAGTTCTTGGCCGTGGTCAACCTCGCCGTCATCGACGTGGTCCTGAACACGTGCACCATCCCCAGCATGATCAAGGTGTTCCTCGTCAAAGACAATTTCATCCCGTTCAACCTGTGCTTGGTACAAATGTTTTTCTACTACGCTTTTGCCACGTTGGAGTCGTATGCACTCGCCGTACTTGCGTACGACCGTTTGATTGCGATATGTTTCCCTCTGCGTCAGAACTCGATCAACACACTGCGGAACATGTTTTGTATCGTCGCCCTGTCTTGGTGTTTCTCCACAGGGATTATTGCATTTTCTGCAGGTATAATGACTCGCTTGTCTTTTTGTAATTCAGTCAGAGTGTTCAGCTACTTCTGCGATTATGCACCCGTGTTTAGACTCGCCTGTAATGACTACACGATGCAGTGGTACGTGGCCTCTTTGCTTACGTTCTTGCTCCTTGTGGGGCCGTTCACCTTCATTCTGCTGTCTTACGTCAGCATCCTGGCGACTGTGTTCAGGATGAAGTCGCTGGACAGTCGTGTGAAGGCTTTGGCCACGTGTGTCGAGCATCTGATTCTCGTGGCTGTGTTTTACATTCCTATCATTACCATTTTTACCATTGGGTTTTATCTGCAACTTATTAACCCAGACCAGCGTGTGCTGAGCCTGTCTCTGGCCTCTTGCCTTCCACCCTGCATCAACCCCATTGTGTATTCTTTGAAAACCAAAGAGATCAAAAACAGAGCCCTGGCACTAGTAAAGAAAATATTTGGCACAAACCAACGCAAGAGCAAGCCTTGA
- the LOC131458717 gene encoding olfactory receptor 1361-like: MDLFNSALGKNITFRHPDYFIITGFSGIPNVKHYFVFLLFVYVVSVVGNTAVMVVIFLDHNLRGPKYIAVFNLAFVDLFGNSALVPKVLDIFLFNHPNIPYNDCLTFLFFCYTCLCMQSFNLVALAYDRLIAIIFPLHYQVKVTQNFMLYLIAAFWAFAIIAVLIAVGLITRLSICAPAFVNSYFCDHGQIYRLSCNDHYPNYVLSCLYPVLFFWIPLAFILLSYLYIGCTLAKVATVHEGLKAFKTCIGHLLLVAIYFIPLLVTFTLMEKIHPNARIINLSLTSVFPPMLNPIVYVLQTQEIKVSLKKLLNIRGKSNKIITM, translated from the coding sequence atGGACTTATTCAACTCAGCTCTCGGGAAGAACATCACATTTAGGCATCCTGATTATTTCATCATAACTGGTTTTTCTGGCATCCCAAATGTGAAACATTACTTTGTCTTTCTGCTTTTTGTCTATGTTGTTTCAGTGGTGGGAAACACAGCGGTAATGGTTGTAATATTCTTGGATCACAACCTGAGAGGTCCAAAATATATAGCAGTTTTCAACCTGGCATTTGTGGACCTGTTTGGTAATTCTGCCCTGGTGCCAAAGGTCCTTGACATCTTCCTGTTCAACCATCCTAACATCCCCTACAACGACTGCTTGACGTTCCTTTTCTTCTGCTACACCTGCCTCTGTATGCAGTCGTTCAACCTGGTGGCTCTCGCTTACGACAGACTCATCGCTATTATTTTTCCGCTGCACTATCAAGTGAAAGTGACTCAGAATTTCATGCTGTATTTGATCGCTGCTTTCTGGGCTTTTGCGATAATTGCCGTTCTCATCGCTGTTGGCCTCATTACGAGACTTTCTATCTGTGCGCCTGCGTTTGTTAACAGCTATTTCTGTGACCATGGCCAGATATACCGACTGTCTTGCAATGACCATTATCCCAATTatgtcctcagttgtttgtaCCCTGTTCTTTTCTTCTGGATTCCACTTGCTTTTATCTTGTTAAGCTATCTGTATATTGGCTGCACTTTGGCGAAAGTGGCGACGGTTCATGAAGGACTCAAAGCCTTTAAGACCTGTATCGGTCACCTTTTACTGGTAGCTATCTATTTCATCCCATTGTTAGTCACATTTACACTGATGGAAAAAATACACCCTAATGCCAGGATTATTAACCtgtctctgacctctgtgtttcCTCCCATGTTAAACCCCATTGTTTACGTTCTGCAGACGCAAGAAATCAAAGTATCTTTGAAAAAGCTGCTAAACATCAGAGGGAAATCCAACAAAATAATTACAATGTGA
- the LOC131458681 gene encoding olfactory receptor 1F1-like, translated as MDLFNSALGKNITFRHPDYFIITGFSGIPNVKHYFVFLLFVYVVSVVGNTAVMVVIFLDHNLRGPKYIAVFNLAFVDLFGNSALVPKVLDIFLFNHPNIPYNDCLTFLFFCYTCLTMQAFNLVALAYDRLIAIIFPLHYQVKVTQNFMLYLIAAFWAFAIIAVLIAVGLITRLSICAPAFVNSYFCDHGQIYRLSCNDHYPNYVLSCLYPVLFFWIPLAFILISYLYIGCTLAKVATVHEGLKAFKTCIGHLSLVAIYFIPSLVTFTLMEKIQPNARIINLSLTSVFPPMLNPIVYVLQTQEIKVSLKKLLNIRGKSNKIITM; from the coding sequence atGGACTTATTCAACTCGGCTCTCGGGAAGAACATCACATTTAGGCATCCTGATTATTTCATCATAACTGGTTTTTCTGGCATCCCAAATGTGAAACATTACTTTGTCTTTCTGCTTTTTGTCTATGTTGTTTCAGTGGTGGGAAACACAGCGGTAATGGTTGTAATATTCTTGGATCACAACCTGAGAGGTCCAAAATATATAGCAGTTTTCAACCTGGCATTTGTGGACCTGTTTGGTAATTCTGCCCTGGTGCCAAAGGTCCTTGACATCTTCCTGTTCAACCATCCTAACATCCCCTACAACGACTGCTTGACGTTCCTTTTCTTCTGCTACACCTGCCTCACTATGCAGGCGTTCAACCTGGTGGCTCTCGCTTACGACAGACTCATTGCTATTATTTTTCCGCTGCACTATCAAGTGAAAGTGACTCAGAATTTCATGCTGTATTTGATCGCTGCTTTCTGGGCTTTTGCGATAATTGCCGTTCTCATCGCTGTTGGCCTCATTACGCGACTTTCTATCTGTGCGCCTGCGTTTGTTAACAGCTATTTCTGTGACCATGGCCAGATATACCGTCTGTCTTGCAATGACCATTATCCCAATTatgtcctcagttgtttgtaCCCTGTTCTTTTCTTCTGGATTCCACTTGCTTTTATCTTGATAAGCTATCTGTATATTGGCTGCACTTTGGCGAAAGTGGCGACGGTTCATGAAGGACTCAAAGCCTTTAAGACCTGTATCGGTCACCTTTCACTGGTAGCGATCTATTTCATCCCATCATTAGTCACATTTACACTGATGGAAAAAATACAACCTAATGCCAGGATTATTAACCtgtctctgacctctgtgtttcCTCCCATGTTAAACCCCATTGTTTACGTTCTGCAGACGCAAGAAATCAAAGTATCTTTGAAAAAGCTGCTAAACATCAGAGGGAAATCCAACAAAATAATTACAATGTGA
- the LOC131458682 gene encoding olfactory receptor 6C4-like: MDLFNSALGKNITFVRPAYFIISGFIGIPNVMYYYIFLFFVYIISVVGNTVVMTVIYLDHNLWTPKYIVVFNLAFTDLFGTTALVPKVLDLFLFNNNHISYSDCLTFLFFCYVTLSMQVLNLIALSYDRLIAITYPLHYQVRVTHRFMFSLIASFWLFAIAVCLTAVGLLTRLSFCKSSVVVNSYFCDHGQIFRQACNDKTPTSVFAVFLIVILIWLPLSFILGTYVCIVFALTRVATAQERVKALKTCTAHISLVAIYFIPILITFTLGRNIHPNGRIINLSLTSVFPPMLNPIVYVLQTQEIKTSLRKLLKITKQSKIYVRKVLIT, from the coding sequence ATGGACTTATTCAACTCCGCTCTTGGCAAAAACATCACCTTTGTGCGTCCTGCATATTTTATAATAAGTGGATTCATTGGAATACCTAATGTCATGTATTACtatatctttctcttttttgtttacattatttcagTGGTGGGAAACACAGTTGTGATGACTGTAATTTACTTGGATCATAATCTGTGGACTCCAAAATATATAGTAGTTTTTAACCTGGCCTTTACAGACCTGTTTGGTACCACTGCTTTGGTTCCAAAGGTCCTTGACCTCTTCCTGTTTAACAATAACCACATATCCTACAGCGACTGCTTGACATTCCTTTTCTTCTGCTATGTCACCCTGTCAATGCAGGTTCTTAATCTGATTGCACTCTCCTATGACAGACTGATTGCTATTACTTACCCACTGCACTATCAAGTGAGAGTGACTCACaggttcatgttttctttgattgCTTCTTTTTGGCTCTTTGCCATTGCTGTGTGCCTCACGGCAGTCGGCCTCCTCACAAGACTGTCCTTCTGTAAGTCTTCTGTGGTTGTTAACAGCTATTTCTGTGACCATGGTCAGATATTCCGACAGGCTTGCAATGACAAAACACCCACAAGTGTCTTTGCTGTATTTCTAATAGTTATTCTTATTTGGCTTCCATTGAGTTTCATCTTGGGTACTTACGTGTGTATTGTCTTTGCTTTGACTAGAGTGGCAACAGCTCAGGAAAGAGTGAAGGCCCTTAAAACCTGCACAGCTCATATTTCACTGGTGGCCATCTATTTCATTCCAATATTAATCACATTTACATTGGGAAGAAATATTCATCCAAATGGCAGGATTATTAACCTTTCTCTGACCTCTGTATTTCCTCCCATGTTAAACCCAATTGTTTATGTTCTGCAGACACAAGAAATCAAAACATCACTGAGAAAGCTTTTAAAGATCACAAAACAATCCAAGATTTATGTGAGGAAAGTACTGATTACATGA
- the LOC131458683 gene encoding olfactory receptor 8G17-like, whose product MDLFNSALGKNITFVRPAYFIISGLIGIPNVMYYYIFLFFVYIISVVGNTVVMTVIYLDHNLWTPKYIVVFNLAFTDLFGTTALVPKVLDLFLFNNNHISYSDCLTFLFFFYVTLIMQVLNLIALSYDRLIAIIFPLHYPVRVTHRFMFSLIASFWLFAITVTLLLVGLLTRLSFCKSSVVVNSYFCDHRPLYSQACNDITPTRVFALFLIVILLWLPLSFILGTYVCIVIALTRVATAQERVKALKTCTGHISLVAIYFIPILISATIQNLDSNSRIINLSLTSVFPPMLNPIVYVLQTQEIKTSLRKLLKITKQSKIMVRKVLIR is encoded by the coding sequence ATGGACTTATTCAACTCTGCTCTTGGCAAAAACATCACCTTTGTGCGTCCTGCATATTTTATAATAAGTGGATTAATTGGAATACCTAATGTCATGTATTACtatatctttctcttttttgtttacattatttcagTGGTGGGAAACACAGTTGTGATGACTGTAATTTACTTGGATCATAATCTGTGGACTCCAAAATATATAGTAGTTTTTAACCTGGCCTTTACAGACCTGTTTGGTACCACTGCTTTGGTGCCAAAGGTCCTTGACCTCTTCCTGTTTAACAATAACCACATATCCTACAGCGACTGCTTGacattccttttcttcttctatgtCACCCTGATAATGCAGGTTCTTAATCTGATTGCGCTCTCCTATGACAGACTGATTGCTATAATTTTCCCACTGCACTATCCTGTGAGAGTGACTCACaggttcatgttttctttgattgCTTCTTTTTGGCTCTTTGCCATAACTGTGACTCTCCTGTTAGTCGGCCTCCTCACAAGACTGTCCTTCTGTAAGTCTTCTGTGGTTGTTAACAGCTATTTCTGTGACCATAGACCGCTATACTCACAGGCTTGCAATGACATAACACCCACACGTGTCTTTGCTTTATTTCTAATAGTTATTCTTCTTTGGCTTCCATTGAGTTTCATCTTGGGTACTTACGTGTGTATTGTCATTGCTTTGACTAGAGTGGCAACAGCTCAGGAAAGAGTGAAGGCCCTTAAAACCTGCACAGGTCATATTTCACTAGTGGCCATCTATTTCATTCCAATACTAATCTCAGCTACCATACAAAATCTTGATTCAAATTCCAGGATTATTAACCTTTCTCTGACCTCTGTATTTCCTCCCATGTTAAACCCAATTGTTTATGTTCTGCAGacacaagaaataaaaacatcactgagAAAGCTTTTAAAGATCACAAAACAATCCAAGATAATGGTAAGGAAAGTACTGATTAGATGA
- the LOC131458684 gene encoding olfactory receptor 6C4-like yields MDLFNSALGKNITFVRPAYFIISGFIGIPNAMYYYIFLFFVYIISVVGNTVVMTVIYLDHNLWTPKYIVVFNLAFADLFGTTALVPKVLDLFLFNNNRISYSDCLTFFFFCYVALTMQVLNLIALSYDRLIAIIFPLHYQVRVTHRFMFSLIASFWLFAIAVCLMAAGLLTRLSFCKSSVVVNSYFCDHRPLYLQACNDITPSRVFALFLFVILLWLPLSFILGTYVCIVIALTRVATAQERLKALKTCTAHISLVAIYFIPILISATMQNIHPNDRIINHSLTYVFPPMLNPIVYVLQTQEIKTSLRKLLKITKQSKITVSKVLIR; encoded by the coding sequence ATGGACTTATTCAACTCCGCTCTTGGCAAAAACATCACCTTTGTGCGTCCTGCATATTTTATAATAAGTGGATTCATTGGAATACCTAATGCCATGTATTACtatatctttctcttttttgtttacattatttcagTGGTGGGAAACACAGTTGTGATGACTGTAATTTATTTGGATCATAATCTGTGGACTCCAAAATATATAGTAGTTTTTAACCTGGCCTTTGCAGACCTGTTTGGTACCACTGCTTTGGTACCAAAGGTCCTTGACCTCTTCCTGTTTAACAATAACCGCATATCCTACAGCGACTGCTTGacattctttttcttctgctatGTCGCTCTGACAATGCAGGTTCTTAATCTGATTGCACTCTCCTATGACAGACTGATTGCTATAATTTTCCCACTGCACTATCAAGTGAGAGTGACTCACaggttcatgttttctttgattgCTTCTTTTTGGCTCTTTGCCATTGCTGTGTGCCTCATGGCAGCCGGCCTCCTCACAAGACTGTCCTTCTGTAAGTCTTCTGTGGTTGTTAACAGCTATTTCTGTGACCATAGGCCGCTATATTTACAGGCTTGCAATGACATAACACCCTCACGTGTCTTTGCTTTATTTCTATTTGTTATTCTTCTTTGGCTTCCTTTGAGTTTCATCTTGGGTACTTACGTGTGTATTGTCATTGCTTTGACTAGAGTGGCAACAGCTCAGGAAAGACTGAAGGCCCTTAAAACCTGCACAGCTCATATTTCACTGGTGGCCATCTATTTCATTCCAATATTAATCTCAGCTACCATGCAAAATATTCATCCAAATGACCGGATCATTAACCATTCTCTGACATATGTATTTCCTCCCATGTTAAACCCTATTGTTTATGTTCTGCAGACACAAGAAATCAAAACATCACTGAGAAAGCTTTTAAAGATCACAAAACAATCCAAGATTACCGTGAGTAAAGTACTGATTAGATGA
- the LOC131458687 gene encoding olfactory receptor 11A1-like, translating into MDLFNSALGKNITFVRPAYFIISGFIGMPNVMYYYIFLFFVYIISVVGNTVVMTVIYLDHNLWTPKYIVVFNLAFVDLFGTTALVPKVLDLFLFNTNRISYSDCLTFLFFCYVTLIMQCLNLIALSYDRLIAIIFPLHYQLRVTHRFMFSLIGSFWLFAITVTLLLVGLLTRLSFCKSSVVVNSYFCDYGQIFRLACNDKTPTLVYAVFLRVILLWLPLSFILGTYVCIVIALTRVATAQERVKALKTCTAHISLVAIYFIPILITLTLGGNIHPNSRIINLSLSSVFPPMLNPIVYVLQTQEIKTSLRKLLKITKQSKITVRKVLIR; encoded by the coding sequence ATGGACTTATTCAACTCCGCTCTTGGCAAAAACATCACCTTTGTGCGTCCTGCATATTTTATAATAAGTGGATTCATTGGAATGCCTAATGTCATGTATTACtatatctttctcttttttgtttacattatatCAGTGGTGGGAAACACAGTTGTGATGACTGTAATTTACTTGGATCATAATCTGTGGACTCCAAAATATATAGTAGTTTTTAACCTGGCCTTTGTAGACCTGTTTGGTACCACTGCTTTGGTGCCAAAGGTCCTTGACCTCTTCCTGTTTAACACTAACCGCATATCCTACAGTGACTGCTTGACATTCCTTTTCTTCTGCTATGTCACCCTGATAATGCAGTGTCTTAATCTGATTGCACTCTCCTATGACAGACTGATTGCTATCATATTCCCACTGCACTATCAATTGAGAGTGACTCACaggttcatgttttctttgattgGTTCTTTTTGGCTCTTTGCCATAACTGTGACTCTCCTGTTAGTCGGCCTCCTCACAAGACTGTCCTTCTGTAAGTCTTCTGTGGTTGTAAACAGCTATTTCTGTGACTATGGTCAGATATTCCGACTGGCTTGCAATGACAAAACACCAACTTTAGTCTATGCTGTATTTCTAAGAGTTATTCTTCTTTGGCTTCCATTGAGTTTCATCTTGGGTACTTACGTGTGTATTGTCATTGCTTTGACTAGAGTTGCAACAGCTCAGGAAAGAGTGAAGGCCCTTAAAACCTGCACAGCTCATATTTCACTGGTGGCCATCTATTTCATTCCAATATTAATTACATTGACCTTGGGAGGAAATATTCATCCAAATTCCAGGATTATTAAcctttctctgtcctctgtaTTTCCTCCCATGTTAAACCCAATTGTTTATGTTCTGCAGacacaagaaataaaaacatcactgagAAAGCTTTTAAAGATCACAAAACAATCCAAGATTACCGTGAGGAAAGTACTGATTAGATGA
- the LOC131458688 gene encoding olfactory receptor 8G17-like, giving the protein MDLFNSALGKNITFVRPAYFIISGFIGIPNAMYYYIFLFFVYIISVVGNTVVMTVIYLDHNLWTPKYIVVFNLAFTDLFGTTALVPKVLDLFLFNNNRISYSDCLTFLFFFYVTLIMQVLNLIALSYDRLIAIIFPLHYQVRVTHRFMFSLIASFWLFAITVTLLLVGLLTRLSFCKSSVVVNSYFCDYGQIFRLACNDKTPTLVYAVFLRVILLWLPLSFILGTYVCIVIALTRVATAQERVKALKTCTAHISLVAIYFIPILISTTMQNIHPNSRIINLSLSSVFPPMLNPIVYVLQTQEIKTSLRKLLKIAKQSRITVKKVLIR; this is encoded by the coding sequence ATGGACTTATTCAACTCCGCTCTTGGCAAAAACATCACCTTTGTGCGTCCTGCATATTTTATAATAAGTGGATTCATTGGAATACCTAATGCCATGTATTACtatatctttctcttttttgtttacattatttcagTGGTGGGAAACACAGTTGTGATGACTGTAATTTACTTGGATCATAATCTGTGGACTCCAAAATATATAGTAGTTTTTAACCTGGCCTTTACAGACCTGTTTGGTACCACTGCTTTGGTGCCAAAGGTCCTTGACCTCTTCCTGTTTAACAATAACCGCATATCCTACAGCGACTGCTTGacattccttttcttcttctatgtCACCCTGATAATGCAGGTTCTTAATCTGATTGCACTCTCCTATGACAGACTGATTGCTATTATTTTCCCACTGCACTATCAAGTGAGAGTGACTCACaggttcatgttttctttgattgCTTCTTTTTGGCTCTTTGCCATAACTGTGACTCTCCTGTTAGTCGGCCTCCTCACAAGACTGTCCTTCTGTAAGTCTTCTGTGGTTGTAAACAGCTATTTCTGTGACTATGGTCAGATATTCCGACTGGCTTGCAATGACAAAACACCAACTTTAGTCTATGCTGTATTTCTAAGAGTTATTCTTCTTTGGCTTCCATTGAGTTTCATCTTGGGTACTTACGTGTGTATTGTCATTGCTTTGACTAGAGTGGCAACAGCTCAGGAAAGAGTGAAGGCCCTTAAAACCTGCACAGCTCATATTTCACTGGTGGCCATCTATTTCATTCCAATACTAATCTCAACTACCATGCAAAATATTCATCCAAATTCCAGGATTATTAAcctttctctgtcctctgtaTTTCCTCCCATGTTAAACCCAATTGTTTATGTTCTGCAGacacaagaaataaaaacatcactgagAAAGCTTTTAAAGATCGCAAAACAATCCAGGATTACCGTGAAGAAAGTACTGATTAGATGA
- the LOC131458689 gene encoding olfactory receptor 6C4-like, with protein MDLFNSALGKNITFVRPAYFIISGFIGLPNAMYYYIFLFFVYIISVVGNTVVMTVIYLDHNLWTPKYMVVFNLAFTDLFGTTALVPKVLDLFLFNNNRISYSDCLTFLFFCYATLMIQILNLVALSYDRLIAIKYPLHYQVRVTHRFMFSLIASFWLFAIAVCLTAVGLLTRLSFCKSSVVVNSYFCDHRQIYRQACNDKTPSNVFALFLYVIFLWLPLSFILGTYVCIVFALTRVATAQERVKALKTCTGHISLVAIYFIPVLISTSLHNLHSNSRIISISLTSVFPPMLNPIVYVLQTQEIKTSLSKLLKITKQSKCTVRKLLIR; from the coding sequence ATGGACTTATTCAACTCCGCTCTTGGCAAAAACATCACCTTTGTGCGTCCTGCATATTTTATAATAAGTGGATTCATTGGATTACCTAATGCCATGTATTACtatatctttctcttttttgtttatattatttcaGTGGTGGGAAACACAGTTGTGATGACTGTAATTTACTTGGATCATAATCTGTGGACTCCAAAATATATGGTAGTTTTTAACCTGGCCTTTACAGACCTGTTTGGTACCACTGCTTTGGTGCCGAAGGTCCTTGACCTCTTCCTGTTTAACAATAACCGCATATCCTACAGTGACTGCTTGACATTCCTTTTCTTCTGCTATGCCACTCTGATGATCCAGATTCTTAATCTCGTTGCACTCTCCTATGACAGACTGATTGCTATTAAGTACCCACTGCACTATCAAGTGAGAGTGACTCACAggttcatgttttctttaattgCTTCTTTTTGGCTCTTTGCCATTGCTGTGTGCCTCACGGCAGTCGGCCTCCTCACAAGACTGTCCTTCTGTAAGTCTTCTGTGGTTGTTAACAGCTATTTCTGTGACCATCGTCAGATATACCGACAGGCTTGCAATGACAAAACACCTTCAAATGTCTTTGCTCTATTTCtatatgttatttttctttggcTTCCATTGAGTTTCATCTTAGGTACTTACGTGTGTATTGTCTTTGCTTTGACTAGAGTGGCAACAGCTCAGGAAAGAGTGAAGGCCCTTAAAACCTGCACAGGTCATATTTCACTGGTGGCCATCTATTTCATTCCAGTATTAATCTCAACTAGCTTGCACAATCTTCATTCAAATTCCAGGATTATTAGCATTTCTCTGACCTCTGTATTTCCTCCCATGTTAAACCCAATTGTTTATGTTCTGCAGacacaagaaataaaaacatcactgagTAAGCTTTTAAAGATCACAAAACAATCCAAGTGTACCGTGAGGAAACTACTGATTAGATGA